In a single window of the Bacillus clarus genome:
- the fdhD gene encoding formate dehydrogenase accessory sulfurtransferase FdhD: MGPIQESYTIVRYQSGAFSKQNDKVVTESPITIKLNGEEYVTVVCTPNYIEDMVIGFLISEGIISSYEHIEEFWIQKDNGIVHVKSSKINPLYQTLYNKRYVTSCCGKSRQGFIFVNDAAKAKHLHDIHVTITPEECFHLMTSLQQSSTTFRQTGGVHNTALCDRNNILLSRMDIGRHNALDKIYGHCLRNNISVKGKIIAFSGRISSEILLKVSKIGCEIVLSKSAPTKLALQLAHDLGITVVGFIRNGSCNIYTHPERIDGYKVNS; the protein is encoded by the coding sequence ATGGGGCCTATTCAAGAATCATATACAATCGTACGTTATCAATCCGGAGCATTCTCAAAACAAAATGATAAGGTTGTTACAGAATCTCCTATTACAATTAAATTAAATGGTGAAGAATACGTAACAGTTGTATGCACTCCAAATTACATTGAAGATATGGTAATTGGTTTTTTAATTTCTGAAGGAATTATTTCTTCTTATGAGCATATTGAAGAATTTTGGATACAAAAGGATAACGGCATTGTTCATGTAAAGTCATCAAAAATTAACCCACTCTATCAAACTTTATATAATAAACGATACGTAACCTCTTGTTGCGGGAAAAGTAGACAAGGATTTATTTTCGTCAATGATGCCGCTAAAGCAAAACATTTACATGATATACACGTAACTATTACTCCAGAAGAGTGTTTTCATTTAATGACTTCATTACAACAATCTTCTACTACATTTCGCCAAACTGGTGGTGTGCATAATACCGCACTATGTGATCGGAATAATATCCTTTTATCAAGGATGGATATCGGAAGACATAATGCACTAGATAAAATATACGGGCATTGTTTACGTAACAACATATCTGTTAAAGGAAAAATCATTGCATTTAGCGGCCGCATCTCATCTGAAATTTTACTGAAAGTTTCTAAAATAGGTTGTGAAATTGTTCTTTCTAAATCCGCCCCAACAAAATTAGCCCTGCAACTTGCTCACGATTTAGGAATTACGGTCGTAGGCTTCATTAGAAATGGATCTTGTAATATTTACACACATCCAGAACGAATTGATGGATACAAAGTTAATAGTTAA